GCTACAGATGTCAGCAGCAGCACACAGACAGTCAAAAAACGATTCTTGAGAAAACTCATGATTTCGGCCTCTCATTTTCTTTGTGAATTTTCAGAACGAAGTAAATTCGCTACGATACCTTAATCCTACACGATAACTGCTCAGAGGTGAATCAACCGGTCGAACATATGACAGAATCAGATCATCAATCACAGCCTGCCGGCCCCATCGGGTCGGGAGCCCCCTTGCCGGGAACTCCCCCTGATTATAGCATCTTAACCCCTGCTTTTGAAAAGCTTTGCGATGTAATCGCCCGTCTGCGTTCACCGGAGGGCTGCCCGTGGGATCGGGAGCAGACGCTGGAATCCATCAAGCCTTATACGCTGGAAGAGACCTACGAACTGCTGGAAGCCATCGATTCCGGCAACGACGAACACATAATCGAAGAGCTGGGTGACCTGTTGCTGCAGATTGTACTCGATGCACAGATTGCCGCCGATGAAGGTCGATTTGATCTAACGCATGTTGTCGATCGACTGACTCAGAAAATGATCGAACGCCATCCGCATGTGTTCGGCAACGTCGCTGCCGAGACACCCGATGAGGTGCGGCGCAACTGGGACCAGATCAAAGAGCAGGAAAAACAGCGAAGTTCGATCTTTGATGGCCTGCCTGCAGCGCTACCGGCATTGGCCCGGGCGTCACGCGTGGCAGAGAAAGCGGCCAAGGTCGGCTACGATTTCCCGCAGCGTGATATGCTGTTTGATAAACTGCGCGAAGAAATCCAGGAACTGGCAGACGAAATTTTCCCCGATGGTCAGATTCCT
The sequence above is a segment of the Gimesia algae genome. Coding sequences within it:
- the mazG gene encoding nucleoside triphosphate pyrophosphohydrolase; protein product: MTESDHQSQPAGPIGSGAPLPGTPPDYSILTPAFEKLCDVIARLRSPEGCPWDREQTLESIKPYTLEETYELLEAIDSGNDEHIIEELGDLLLQIVLDAQIAADEGRFDLTHVVDRLTQKMIERHPHVFGNVAAETPDEVRRNWDQIKEQEKQRSSIFDGLPAALPALARASRVAEKAAKVGYDFPQRDMLFDKLREEIQELADEIFPDGQIPHTPATVEADIVADTELSDPELRARVEGELGDILFVVANIARRWKINPEEALRKSNSKFQQRVQKIEQELERAGGSIQNASLQEMEQIYQAVKLQEKQDS